The following proteins are encoded in a genomic region of Papaver somniferum cultivar HN1 unplaced genomic scaffold, ASM357369v1 unplaced-scaffold_10, whole genome shotgun sequence:
- the LOC113326463 gene encoding salutaridinol 7-O-acetyltransferase-like, translating into MQVSSLESDDSIQGENVVTKVFLFTAPKIAALRARIVELRSSNVLSKYPTRTEVLSALIWRSFIKTCRVKAARKLTHSVASTKPIIMRSLANYAVNFRTRLNPPLPHVSFGNIIMDATAESTTRIDHEEVTPGFIETLDELIGQLRLGVNKIDDGYIRKLQEGDVEFLKSLDEASHDSNDHEGDENDENKVLICWLNSLCRFPFYETDFGWGNHHG; encoded by the coding sequence ATGCAAGTATCGTCACTAGAGTCAGATGATTCGATCCAAGGAGAGAATGTCGTTACGAAAGTATTTCTGTTTACGGCTCCGAAGATTGCAGCACTTCGTGCACGGATCGTTGAGTTAAGAAGCAGTAATGTCTTGTCTAAATATCCGACTCGTACCGAAGTGCTATCAGCTTTGATATGGAGGTCTTTCATTAAGACTTGTAGAGTGAAAGCTGCCCGCAAGCTCACCCACTCAGTTGCATCAACAAAACCCATTATCATGAGATCTCTAGCAAACTATGCTGTAAATTTTCGGACAAGGTTGAATCCACCGTTGCCGCATGTATCATTTGGCAATATTATCATGGATGCAACAGCAGAGTCAACCACAAGAATTGATCACGAAGAGGTTACTCCGGGGTTCATCGAAACTTTAGATGAGTTGATTGGCCAACTGAGACTAGGGGTGAATAAGATCGACGACGGATACATACGTAAATTACAAGAAGGTGATGTTGAGTTTTTAAAATCACTTGATGAAGCTTCGCATGATTCGAATGACCATGAAGGTGATGAAAATGATGAGAATAAGGTTCTTATTTGTTGGTTAAACAGTTTATGTAGATTTCCATTCTACGAAACTGATTTTGGATGGGGAAACCATCATGGGTAG
- the LOC113326464 gene encoding uncharacterized protein LOC113326464, whose translation MIQMEVSTLPDKYLGVILKSGKVKIATVWPMVELMQNKLATWKGKLLSFNDRLVLIKSVLCSVPIYSMSIYKWPKSLIKICERIIRNFFWSGDSETRKHKILSWKKVCSPYNEGGLGIQRLEVINKALLMKILWRKINSKAEGALFIKAKFQDKHNQWKNNWQLSSIWLEEVGYTDYVKAHINMKVSDLILEGKWNVPERIKPVLSNYTLPKTGIEGDNLIWKGEIKGAAGFGIVIRDHLSQVLGVMSGGIGISTNYIAEVYAIISAVELAVEWKMQNAILNSDSKQLYLILQTTRCHGL comes from the exons ATGATACAGATGGAAGTAAGTACTCTACCTGACAAATACTTAGGAGTAATTTTAAAATCAGGCAAAGTAAAAATTGCAACAGTATGGCCAATGGTGGAGTTAATGCAAAATAAATTGGCTACTTGGAAAGGAAAATTGTTGTCATTTAATGATAGATTAGTTCTCATAAAATCAGTGCTTTGCAGTGTGCCAATTTATAGTATGTCAATCTACAAATGGCCAAAATCACTAATCAAAATCTGTGAGAGAATAATCAGAAACTTTTTCTGGTCTGGGGATAGTGAAACTAGAAAACACAAAATTCTCTCATGGAAAAAAGTTTGTTCACCTTATAATGAAGGAGGTCTGGGAATACAAAGATTGGAAGTGATCAATAAAGCATTGCTGATGAAGATTCTATGGAGAAAAATAAACTCTAAAGCTGAAGGGGCTCTATTTATCAAAGCTAAATTTCAAGATAAGCATAATCAATGGAAGAATAACTGGCAACTTTCATCAATTTGGCTAG AAGAAGTTGGATACACTGACTATGTTAAAGCACACATCAACATGAAAGTGTCAGATTTAATTCTGGAAGGAAAATGGAATGTACCCGAGCGGATAAAACCAGTGCTTTCAAATTACACTTTACCTAAAACTGGTATTGAAGGTGATAACTTAATATGGAAAGGAGAAATAAAAG GTGCTGCTGGTTTTGGTATAGTAATAAGGGATCACTTAAGTCAAGTGTTGGGTGTAATGTCTGGGGGAATTGGTATTTCTACTAATTACATTGCAGAAGTATATGCAATCATTAGTGCAGTGGAGTTAGCAGTGGAATGGAAGATGCAGAATGCAATACTGAACTCAGATTCCAAACAGTTATATCTGATTTTGCAGACAACAAGATGCCATGGTTTGTAA
- the LOC113326465 gene encoding salutaridinol 7-O-acetyltransferase-like translates to MKVQVISREIIKPSVPTPPHLKNFKLSLLDQLLPPSYVPIILFYPASADHEPNNTICHQNSKSELLKKSLPETLTHFFPVVGRIKDNVVIDRNNQGVDYIEAKVDGLMSDFMSVDVVHQLHPSHIMLDDVAKEAHLAVQVNLFDCSGIAISISTSHKIIDGCTAITFISTKTRNYVSNL, encoded by the coding sequence ATGAAGGTCCAAGTTATATCAAGAGAGATCATTAAACCCTCAGTACCAACACCTCCACATCTAAAAAATTTCAAGCTTTCACTTCTTGACCAACTTCTGCCTCCATCTTACGTTCCCATAATACTTTTCTACCCGGCTAGCGCTGATCACGAACCCAACAATACTATTTGTCATCAGAATAGTAAATCTGAGTTACTCAAAAAATCACTACCGGAAACTCTAACGCACTTCTTCCCTGTTGTGGGTAGAATAAAAGATAACGTCGTAATTGATCGTAACAATCAAGGTGTAGACTATATCGAAGCGAAAGTGGATGGTTTAATGTCTGATTTTATGAGTGTAGACGTAGTTCATCAACTTCATCCGTCGCATATTATGCTGGATGATGTAGCTAAAGAAGCACACTTAGCAGTTCAAGTCAACTTGTTTGATTGTAGTGGAATAGCCATCAGTATTAGTACGTCGCACAAGATAATTGATGGATGTACAGCAATAACATTTATCAGCACCAAAACAAGAAATTATGTATCCAACCTTTGA